The proteins below are encoded in one region of Helianthus annuus cultivar XRQ/B chromosome 2, HanXRQr2.0-SUNRISE, whole genome shotgun sequence:
- the LOC110925351 gene encoding uncharacterized protein At5g39865: MKGKRGRFLGKPNSISTLKQGLVFNENTFNQYSQTPSSNKEVSMRSEEAENRLLLVDLEAKCPPGGSETVILYTTSLRGIRKTFEDCNTIRFLLGSFKVLYDERDVSMHMEFREELWRTLGGRVIPPRLFIKGRHVGGVDEVVQFHEQGKLVDLLDGIPKSPLSGPCKGCGGMRFVLCSSCNGSRKVVLEDVCAPLPVRCVNCNENGLVKCTVCF, from the coding sequence ATGAAAGGAAAGAGAGGGAGATTCTTGGGTAAACCAAATTCTATTTCAACTCTCAAACAAGGTCTAGTTTTCAATGAAAACACTTTCAATCAATATTCTCAAACACCATCATCAAACAAAGAGGTCTCTATGAGATCAGAAGAAGCCGAAAACCGTTTGTTGTTGGTGGACTTGGAAGCCAAGTGTCCACCAGGAGGTAGTGAGACGGTCATCCTTTACACAACAAGCTTACGAGGCATACGCAAGACTTTCGAAGATTGTAACACCATTAGGTTTCTTTTAGGGAGCTTTAAGGTCTTGTATGATGAAAGAGATGTTTCCATGCACATGGAATTCAGGGAGGAGTTGTGGCGGACATTGGGCGGGAGGGTGATCCCGCCGAGGCTGTTTATAAAAGGTAGACATGTCGGCGGGGTTGACGAGGTGGTCCAGTTTCATGAGCAAGGGAAATTGGTAGACCTTTTGGATGGGATACCCAAAAGCCCGCTTTCCGGGCCATGTAAAGGGTGTGGTGGGATGCGCTTCGTGCTTTGTTCTTCGTGCAACGGTAGCCGGAAGGTGGTCTTGGAGGATGTATGTGCCCCATTGCCGGTTAGATGTGTAAATTGCAATGAAAATGGGTTAGTTAAATGTACCGTTTGCTTTTGA
- the LOC110925345 gene encoding putative phosphatidylglycerol/phosphatidylinositol transfer protein DDB_G0282179, whose amino-acid sequence MAGIQSKLFVILLCSISLIAPFADAIDVKYCNKKSNYAVKVSGVEINPYPIERGTETTFTIKASTETPISGGNLVIDVSYYFFGVYSETSDLCTKTSCPVTTGDFAISHSQSLPSVTPPGSYTLQMKLQDANKKELTCITFDFSIGWYSSEAAVASS is encoded by the exons ATGGCAGGAATTCAAAGCAAGTTGTTCGTCATCCTCCTTTGCTCGATTTCACTGATCGCACCTTTTGCTGACGCCATCGATGTCAAATACTGCA ATAAGAAGAGTAATTATGCTGTTAAGGTAAGTGGAGTCGAGATTAATCCTTACCCAATTGAAAGAGGCACAGAGACCACCTTCACTATTAAAGCATCTACAG AAACACCAATCTCTGGAGGGAACCTTGTGATCGATGTTTCATACTACTTTTTTGGGGTCTATAGTGAGACTAGTGACCTCTGCACCAAGACATCTTGCCCTGTTACCACTGGTGACTTTGCAATCTCTCACTCCCAATCATTGCCTTCAGTAACACCTCct GGTTCATATACACTCCAAATGAAGCTGCAAGATGCTAACAAAAAGGAgttgacatgcatcacattcGACTTCAGCATTGGCTGGTACAGCTCCGAGGCAGCAGTTGCTTCTAGTTAA
- the LOC110925356 gene encoding ubiquitin carboxyl-terminal hydrolase 8 has translation MNHRFAQFFFAFSLIINFLSLKLLPAFRQFLSKTLDFLKMDSFFLFSDSIDEDSLYGTRSIKSLSDLDPEKLYLVDHRWWNEARESMFREVEGDLYGTSCGLSADFESEIVLDMRRCNGEEEGVSGREYALVSEWMFYRALKWHYDLKNVQNIVSIEDNKADLFFLQVRLSISPTNDSLVVRISEKDNEFRAFNKSCEIFSVNNTGLLKIWDFSGQITNLFLQGRMPPGNSGLVNDEISLELQVFGLSRDITHKENGMAVDSNTERNVNGHSDKVNPNVRLGQHTSSVNESYNLGLTGLYNLGNTCFMNSAIQCLAHTPQLVDYFLGDFRKDLNFENPLGMNGKLALAFGDLIRQLWTPGVTSVGPRDFRSRLVDFAPQFDGYNQHDSQEFLAFLLDGLHEDLNRVKIKPYNEIKDVDGIPDKEVANEHWRNHLARNDSIIVDMCQGQYRSTLICPLCKKHSVTFDPFLYLSLPLPSTTMRAMTLTVLTTDGSTLPVPVTVTVPKFGKFKDLIQALSTACSLRDDETLLVAEIYNNCILHFLDKPADSLELVRDHDTLVAYRLPKDQDSLPLVVFTHCHLEESNCHGGPPLRRFGIPLAARIPERSDGFELHKKFLQLLDPLVMPEEFSSDSLDNCSVSIADQDTKMDDVADDVADDVVIEDVSNSDDVTVKSSVDETFHFSLEKQGISQVRSKIVMDEPLLIPETRRISILVSWPEEMLRRYDTCILNRLPETGGLPLAANDPPESVSLYKCLEAFLKEEPLGPEDMWYCPKCKEHRQASKKLDLWRLPEILIIHLKRFSYNHFLKDKLETFVDFPIVDFDLSNYTVHKDCQSSIHYKLYAVSNHYGGMGGGHYTAFAQCGEQWYEFNDSQVFSVSEDQIKTSAAYVLFYKRV, from the exons ATGAACCATCGCTTCGCTCAATTCTTCTTCGCTTTCTCTCTCAtcatcaactttctctctctaaaactcctCCCAGCCTTCCGTCAATTCCTCTCCAAAACCCTAGATTTCCTCAAAATGGATTCATTCTTCTTATTCTCCGACTCAATCGATGAAGACTCACTTTACGGTACCCGTTCGATTAAGAGTTTATCCGACCTAGACCCCGAGAAGCTCTATCTCGTCGATCACAG GTGGTGGAATGAGGCTCGTGAATCGATGTTTAGGGAAGTGGAAGGGGATTTGTATGGTACAAGTTGTGGTTTGTCTGCTGATTTTGAATCTGAGATTGTGTTGGATATGAGGAGGTGTAATGGAGAAGAGGAAGGGGTTTCCGGGCGCGAGTATGCGTTGGTTTCGGAATGGATGTTTTATCGGGCGCTTAAGTG GCATTACGATCTGAAGAACGTTCAGAACATAGTATCCATAGAGGATAATAAGGCAGACTTGTTTTTCTTACAAGTCAGGCTTTCAATTTCCCCAACCAACGATTCATTGGTAGTAAGGATTAGCGAAAAG GACAACGAATTTAGAGCTtttaataaatcttgcgagatATTTAGTGTCAATAATACTGGCTTG CTGAAGATTTGGGATTTTTCAGGACAAATTACAAACTTATTCCTACAAGGCAGAATGCCACCTGGTAATTCTGGATTAGTGAATGATGAG ATTTCCTTGGAGTTACAAGTGTTTGGTTTATCTCGTGATATTACGCACAAAGAAAATGGGATGGCAGTTGACTCGAATACCGAAAGGAATGTGAACGGTCACTCTGACAAAGTCAACCCAAATGTCAGACTCGGTCAACATACTAGTAGCGTTAATGAGAGTTATAACTTGGGGTTGACCGGATTATACAATCTTGGAAACACGTGCTTTATGAATAGTGCAATCCAGTGCTTGGCGCATACTCCTCAACTTGTTGATTATTTTCTCGGGGACTTTAGAAAAGATCTGAATTTCGAAAATCCATTGGGCATGAAT GGTAAGCTTGCTTTAGCATTTGGAGACTTGATTAGGCAATTGTGGACACCTGGCGTTACTTCCGTGGGCCCTCGAGATTTCAGATCAAGACTAGTTGATTTCGCACCACAATTTGATGGCTATAATCAACATGATTCTCAA GAATTTCTTGCTTTTTTGCTGGATGGACTTCATGAAGATTTAAATCGCGTAAAAATCAAACCATATAATGAGATAAAAGACGTGGATGGAATTCCAGATAAAGAAGTAGCAAATGAACACTGGAGAAACCATTTAGCTCGCAACGATTCCATAATAGTTGACATGTGCCAG GGGCAGTATCGGTCAACTTTGATATGTCCACTTTGCAAGAAACATTCTGTTACATTTGATCCCTTTTTATATTTATCTCTACCTTTACCTTCTACAACAATGAGGGCCATGACGTTAACCGTGTTGACCACCGACGGGTCAACTTTGCCAGTTCCGGTAACCGTCACTGTCCCAAAATTTGGGAAGTTTAAAGATCTTATTCAGGCTTTGAGCACTGCGTGTTCGTTGCGAGATGACGAAACTTTGCTTGTGGCCGAG ATTTACAACAATTGCATTCTTCATTTCTTGGATAAACCAGCGGATTCTTTAGAGCTGGTTAGAGATCATGATACGCTTGTTGCGTATAGGCTACCGAAGGATCAAGATTCATTACCGTTGGTCGTATTTACACATTGCCATCTTGAAGA GTCAAACTGTCATGGGGGTCCACCTTTAAGAAGGTTTGGCATTCCTCTAGCAGCGAGGATTCCGGAGCGTAGTGACGGTTTCGAGTTACATAAGAAATTTCTTCAATTACTTGATCCACTCGTCATGCCGGAAGAATTTTCTTCAGATTCTTTGGATAATTGTTCTGTAAGCATCGCCGATCAAGACACCAAAATGGATGATGTGGCGGATGATGTGGCGGATGATGTAGTGATTGAGGATGTGTCAAACAGTGATGACGTTACGGTAAAATCTTCAGTGGATGAAACCTTTCACTTCTCACTGGAAAAACAAGGGATTTCGCAAGTAAGATCGAAGATTGTGATGGATGAACCGCTATTGATCCCCGAAACGCGTAGAATTTCTATTCTTGTTTCATGGCCCGAGGAAATGTTGAGACGATATGATACGTGTATTTTAAACCGTTTACCGGAAACGGGTGGGCTTCCGTTAGCTGCGAACGACCCGCCAGAATCAGTTTCTTTATATAAATGTCTTGAGGCTTTTTTGAAGGAAGAACCGTTGGGACCCGAAGACATGTG GTACTGTCCTAAATGCAAGGAACACCGACAGGCTAGCAAAAAGTTAGATCTGTGGAGACTGCCGGAAATTCTGATTATTCATTTGAAAAGATTTTCATACAACCATTTTCTCAAGGACAAATTGGAGACTTTTGTTGACTTTCCTATTGTTGACTTTGACCTTTCGAATTACACCGTTCACAAAGATTGCCAGTCTTCTATTCACTACAAACTGTACGCCGTAAGTAATCATTATGGTGGCATGGGTGGTGGCCACTACACCGCTTTTGCACAA TGTGGTGAGCAGTGGTATGAGTTTAATGATAGCCAGGTGTTCTCCGTTAGTGAAGACCAAATCAAGACGTCTGCAGCGTATGTTCTGTTTTACAAGAGGGTTTGA
- the LOC110925339 gene encoding nuclear transcription factor Y subunit A-10 → MNSMYYKEHDDGIASNPVVSLSSGSGPWWSGLVTQSGFEESVGLLKGSPMANCGEQLLPMAPKPLPRATDHAVVNGDMTRFNIFNGDSKISSNGQKPVQLQAACSLQSAAQEFGGHLELGFGQPAVICGKYPYGVGDQYYGVLAAYGPQIGGRVMLPLNMSTDDGPTFVNAKQYHGIIRRRLSRAKAEMMKKVTKSRKPYLHLSRHLHAKRRPRGCGGRFLNTKELEKSKAENLNSKPMDHPTGSQRSEVLQCDNQTNYGRPHMSGTEVTSMFSMGDLNHFPIGNLSVVSLSDMMMSSNAIRGFGTQNKWVAADTGGGTRFNLAV, encoded by the exons ATGAATTCTATGTATTACAAAGAACATGATGACGGGATTGCTTCGAATCCGGTGGTTTCACTGTCGTCTGGTTCGGGTCCTTGGTGGAGTGGACTTGTGACTCAATCGGGTTTCGAAGAATCCGTGGGCCTGTTGAAAGGTTCTCCAATGGCAAACTGTGGGGAGCAGCTCTTGCCTATGGCTCCTAAACCCTTGCCTCGTGCTACAGATCATGCGGTGGTGAATGGAGATATGACTCGGTTTAATATCTTCAATG GTGACTCCAAGATTTCATCTAACGGTCAAAAACCAGTGCAGTTACAGGCTGCGTGCTCTTTGCAATCTGCCGCACAGGAGTTTGGCGGTCATCTTGAGCTCGGGTTTGGTCAACCGGCTGTG ATATGCGGCAAGTATCCTTACGGCGTCGGCGATCAATATTATGGCGTGCTCGCTGCTTATGGACCTCAAATTGGG ggtcGAGTTATGCTGCCTTTGAACATGAGCACCGACGATGGACCAACATTTGTGAATGCAAAGCAGTATCATGGAATAATCAGGCGTAGGCTATCCCGTGCCAAGGCAGAAATGATGAAAAAAGTCACAAAAAGTCGTAAG CCATATCTGCACCTGTCACGCCATCTCCACGCAAAACGGAGGCCAAGAGGTTGTGGGGGGCGCTTCCTAAACACGAAAGAACTGGAAAAGTCTAAAGCTGAAAACCTGAATTCAAAACCGATGGATCACCCAACCGGATCTCAAAGATCCGAGGTTTTACAATGTGATAACCAAACAAACTATGGTAGGCCCCACATGTCAGGAACGGAGGTTACAAGCATGTTCTCGATGGGAGACCTTAATCATTTTCCGATAGGGAATCTCTCAGTTGTTTCTCTTTCAGACATGATGATGTCTAGCAATGCCATTCGTGGGTTTGGCACGCAGAACAAATGGGTTGCAGCGGATACCGGTGGTGGTACCCGCTTCAACCTGGCGGTCTGA